A window of the Sphaerobacter thermophilus DSM 20745 genome harbors these coding sequences:
- a CDS encoding phosphoglycerate kinase, translating into MPIRTLDDLDVAGKRVLVRVDYNVPLDDGRITDDTRIRATLPTIQALRERGAAIILVSHLGRPKGKVREELRLAPVAARLGELLGEPVKYARDVVGPEAQAMASSLQPGGVGLLENVRFEPGEEANDPEFARQLASLADCYVNDAFGAAHRAHASTTAVADLLPSAAGLLMQREIAALTKVLESPEHPAALILGGAKVSDKVGVIEHLLDRVDLLLLGGGMANTFLKAEGFPVGRSLVEDDKLDVARATLDRARERGVTVLLPVDVVVAPRLENDAPTRIVPVEQVGDDDAIYDIGPQTVARFAEALRSARTVVWNGPMGVFEVPAFAAGTRGVAEAVASCEGFTLIGGGDSVAAVEQMGLADRVSHISTGGGASLEFLEGKDLPGVAVLRKKE; encoded by the coding sequence ATGCCGATTCGCACGCTCGACGACCTCGACGTGGCGGGCAAGCGTGTCCTCGTCCGCGTCGACTACAACGTGCCGCTCGACGATGGGCGCATCACCGACGATACCCGTATCCGCGCGACGCTCCCAACGATCCAGGCGCTGCGGGAGCGTGGTGCCGCGATCATTCTCGTCTCCCACCTCGGCCGGCCGAAGGGGAAGGTCCGCGAGGAGCTGCGGCTGGCGCCGGTGGCTGCCCGACTCGGTGAGCTTCTGGGCGAGCCGGTGAAGTACGCGCGCGACGTGGTTGGCCCGGAGGCGCAGGCGATGGCCTCGTCGCTGCAGCCCGGCGGGGTCGGCTTGCTGGAGAACGTGCGCTTCGAGCCGGGTGAAGAGGCGAACGACCCCGAGTTCGCCCGGCAGTTGGCCAGCCTGGCCGACTGCTACGTGAACGATGCCTTCGGGGCCGCGCACCGAGCTCACGCGTCGACCACGGCCGTGGCGGACCTGTTGCCGTCAGCGGCGGGCCTGCTGATGCAGCGCGAGATCGCGGCCTTGACGAAGGTGCTGGAGTCGCCTGAGCATCCGGCGGCCTTGATCCTTGGCGGGGCCAAGGTTTCGGATAAGGTGGGGGTCATCGAGCACCTGCTGGACCGCGTTGACCTGCTGCTGCTCGGTGGTGGGATGGCAAACACCTTCCTCAAGGCGGAGGGATTCCCCGTCGGGCGCTCGCTCGTTGAGGACGACAAGCTCGACGTTGCCCGAGCGACGCTGGATCGCGCCCGTGAACGCGGGGTCACCGTGCTGCTACCGGTGGACGTGGTGGTCGCGCCCCGGCTGGAGAACGATGCCCCGACGCGGATCGTCCCAGTCGAACAGGTCGGAGACGACGATGCGATCTACGACATCGGACCCCAGACGGTGGCGCGGTTCGCCGAGGCGCTGCGGTCTGCGCGGACGGTTGTCTGGAACGGGCCGATGGGCGTGTTCGAAGTGCCGGCCTTTGCTGCCGGGACACGCGGTGTCGCTGAGGCCGTCGCATCGTGTGAGGGATTCACGCTGATCGGCGGCGGCGACTCCGTCGCTGCGGTCGAGCAGATGGGCCTGGCTGACCGCGTCTCGCACATCTCGACCGGCGGTGGGGCGTCGCTCGAATTCCTGGAAGGGAAAGACCTGCCGGGCGTGGCCGTACTACGAAAGAAGGAATGA
- the gap gene encoding type I glyceraldehyde-3-phosphate dehydrogenase, with the protein MAVRVGINGFGRIGRQVLKAIVGEYDDTLEIVAVNDLTSPHTLAHLLKYDSTYGVYDLDVEATDGTITVDGRELKVLSERDPANLPWKDLGVELVIESTGFFTDATKARAHIEAGAKKVIITAPAKNEDITVVLGVNEDQYDPERHQIISNASCTTNCLAPVAKVIQDTFGIKRGFMTTVHSYTNDQVTLDAPHKDLRRARAAALNIVPTTTGAARAVALVIPELKGKFDGFALRVPTPTVSIIDFVVELEKPATVESLNGAFQDAASGAMEGILDYTEEPLVSTDFRGDSHSAIVDGLSTMVMEGNMAKVVAWYDNEWGYSCRVADLANLIAEQGIS; encoded by the coding sequence GTGGCTGTTCGTGTCGGGATCAATGGGTTCGGACGCATTGGCCGGCAGGTGCTCAAGGCCATCGTCGGGGAGTACGACGACACGCTGGAGATCGTCGCCGTCAACGACCTGACCAGCCCGCACACCCTGGCCCACCTGCTCAAGTATGACTCCACCTACGGTGTCTACGACCTGGACGTTGAGGCAACCGACGGCACCATCACCGTCGACGGGCGCGAGTTGAAGGTGTTGTCGGAGCGTGATCCGGCGAACCTGCCGTGGAAGGACCTGGGCGTCGAGCTCGTCATCGAGTCCACCGGGTTCTTCACGGATGCGACCAAGGCCCGCGCCCACATCGAGGCCGGGGCGAAGAAGGTGATCATCACCGCACCGGCGAAGAATGAAGACATCACGGTGGTCCTGGGCGTGAACGAGGATCAGTACGATCCCGAGCGCCACCAGATCATCTCGAACGCGTCCTGCACCACCAACTGCCTGGCACCGGTAGCGAAGGTCATCCAGGACACCTTCGGCATCAAGCGCGGCTTCATGACGACGGTCCATTCCTACACCAACGACCAGGTCACGCTCGACGCGCCGCACAAGGATCTGCGCCGGGCACGGGCTGCCGCTCTGAACATCGTGCCCACCACGACCGGTGCCGCCCGCGCCGTCGCGCTGGTGATCCCGGAATTGAAGGGCAAGTTCGACGGCTTCGCGCTGCGCGTTCCGACCCCAACGGTGTCGATCATCGACTTCGTCGTCGAGCTGGAGAAGCCGGCCACCGTCGAGTCGCTGAACGGCGCCTTCCAGGACGCGGCGTCGGGTGCCATGGAGGGTATCCTCGACTACACCGAGGAGCCGCTTGTCTCCACGGACTTCCGCGGTGACTCCCACTCGGCTATCGTCGATGGGCTGTCGACGATGGTCATGGAGGGGAACATGGCCAAGGTCGTGGCCTGGTACGACAACGAGTGGGGTTATTCCTGCCGCGTGGCGGATCTGGCGAACCTCATCGCCGAGCAGGGGATCAGCTAG
- the yvcK gene encoding gluconeogenesis factor YvcK family protein, which translates to MKLRTWLRPGMFVKRWILLLFSGLVMTSLALAMALAWVYRNYHFPDRFTHFVQTVTLQFIPHPYRELVMLTGGAIGIGLGFYQLSRSLLAPFWDQRPAGKGLADLIQAHRFGPEQPELRVVAIGGGTGLSTLLRGLKQKNVAITAIVTVGDDGGSSGRLRTEFNMPPPGDIRNCLVALADAEPLMADLFQYRFEENGSALGGHSFGNLFITAMTQVAGSFERAVYESSRVLAVRGQVIPSSLENITVCAELEDGRIIRGESRIVAERSRIKRVFLDPKHPAAYDPAIVAILSADLIVLGPGSLYTSVLPNLLVQGITHAIRCSTATKVYVCNVATQRGETDDFRVVDHLRALHDHVGEPIVDHVLVNDNFGPAATKIKPEWAVSAVSLDGIEALEGSVNVVLRDVVNPEFPLRHDPDKLATALIELAKQRPTPPGVDAVLRANGHDPVSGSLESQVTVRGA; encoded by the coding sequence ATGAAGCTCCGGACATGGCTCCGCCCAGGCATGTTCGTCAAGCGCTGGATCTTGCTCTTGTTCTCCGGGCTCGTCATGACGAGCCTCGCCCTGGCGATGGCGCTTGCTTGGGTATACCGCAATTATCATTTCCCGGATCGGTTTACTCACTTCGTCCAGACCGTCACGCTCCAGTTCATCCCGCACCCGTACCGGGAACTCGTCATGCTCACCGGGGGTGCGATCGGCATCGGGCTGGGTTTTTACCAACTTAGCCGATCTCTCCTTGCCCCGTTCTGGGACCAGCGGCCGGCGGGCAAGGGCCTGGCTGACCTGATTCAGGCGCACCGCTTCGGACCGGAGCAACCCGAGCTGCGCGTCGTGGCGATCGGGGGCGGCACCGGGCTTTCGACCCTCCTGCGTGGGCTGAAGCAGAAGAACGTCGCCATCACCGCTATCGTGACGGTGGGGGACGACGGCGGCAGTTCCGGTCGCCTGCGGACCGAGTTCAACATGCCGCCGCCGGGCGACATCCGTAACTGCCTCGTAGCGCTGGCCGACGCCGAACCGTTGATGGCCGACCTGTTCCAGTATCGGTTCGAGGAGAACGGCTCGGCGCTCGGTGGGCATAGTTTCGGCAACCTGTTCATCACCGCGATGACCCAGGTGGCCGGGAGCTTTGAGCGCGCCGTCTACGAGTCGTCGCGGGTGCTCGCCGTCCGCGGCCAGGTGATCCCCTCGTCGCTGGAGAACATCACCGTGTGCGCCGAGCTGGAAGACGGCCGCATCATCCGCGGGGAGTCGCGGATCGTTGCGGAGCGATCGCGGATCAAGCGCGTCTTCCTCGATCCCAAGCACCCGGCGGCCTACGACCCGGCTATCGTCGCCATCCTCTCGGCGGACCTGATCGTCCTCGGTCCGGGCAGCCTCTACACCTCGGTTCTGCCCAACCTACTGGTCCAGGGGATCACGCACGCCATCCGCTGCTCGACCGCGACCAAGGTCTATGTCTGCAACGTGGCCACCCAGCGGGGCGAGACGGATGATTTCCGGGTGGTCGACCACCTGCGGGCCCTGCACGACCACGTCGGCGAGCCGATCGTGGATCATGTCCTGGTCAATGACAACTTTGGCCCGGCGGCCACCAAGATCAAGCCCGAATGGGCTGTCTCCGCGGTAAGCCTGGACGGGATCGAAGCCCTGGAGGGCTCTGTCAACGTGGTGCTCCGCGACGTGGTGAACCCGGAGTTCCCGCTGCGCCACGATCCCGATAAGTTGGCCACCGCGCTGATTGAGCTGGCCAAGCAGCGGCCCACGCCGCCCGGCGTGGATGCCGTCTTGCGAGCAAATGGTCACGACCCCGTGAGCGGGTCGCTCGAGTCCCAGGTGACGGTCCGGGGCGCGTAG
- the nusA gene encoding transcription termination factor NusA: MKSDFYTAIATIAAERNIPREAVLSSVEHALRTVYKKMAGTEEEVEVQIDPTLDPNKGGIRIFVVKRVVEEVEDPNTEISVEEARKTHPDAVVGDVIRFDRTPQNFGRIAAQTAKQVVLQRIRDYERDSVYAEYIDRVGEVLNGIVQRADPKAVIVDLGKAEAVMPAREQVPNERYRVGQRLKVYLLEVNKDTRGPQLIVSRTHANLIRRLFELEVPEIYSGAVEIMAVAREPGLRSKVAVAARQEKVDPVGSCVGVRGVRIQNIVNELYGEKIDVIEWSPDTPTFIANALSPAKPISVQLNEAEKVARVIVPTEQMSLAIGKDGQNARLAYKLTGWRIDIKGPEALRGSDDDILRQARAALAEVPDDLMTQGRQPRLVRADGTISVREREFGPLPPDLVNMSVDVEIVNGVLDVYYNRELRARFDFATGRELSLTEDEGSRV; the protein is encoded by the coding sequence ATGAAGAGCGATTTCTATACCGCCATTGCGACGATTGCCGCGGAGCGTAACATCCCGCGCGAGGCGGTCCTCTCCTCCGTGGAGCATGCGCTGCGCACGGTCTACAAGAAGATGGCGGGTACGGAAGAAGAAGTCGAGGTTCAGATCGACCCCACCCTCGACCCCAACAAGGGCGGCATCCGGATCTTCGTCGTCAAGCGGGTCGTGGAAGAGGTCGAGGATCCGAACACCGAAATCTCGGTCGAAGAGGCACGCAAGACTCACCCGGACGCGGTCGTGGGTGATGTTATCCGCTTCGACCGCACGCCCCAGAACTTTGGGCGCATCGCGGCGCAGACGGCCAAGCAGGTCGTGCTGCAGCGTATCCGCGACTACGAGCGTGACAGCGTCTACGCCGAGTACATCGATCGCGTCGGTGAGGTCTTGAACGGCATCGTCCAGCGCGCCGATCCAAAGGCGGTCATTGTCGACCTCGGCAAGGCGGAGGCGGTCATGCCCGCCCGCGAGCAGGTGCCGAATGAGCGCTACCGCGTCGGTCAGCGCCTGAAGGTCTACTTGCTGGAGGTCAACAAGGACACGCGTGGTCCGCAGCTCATCGTCTCGCGGACCCACGCCAACCTGATTCGCCGCCTCTTCGAGCTGGAGGTCCCGGAGATCTACAGCGGCGCGGTCGAAATCATGGCCGTTGCCCGAGAGCCGGGACTGCGCTCCAAGGTGGCCGTCGCGGCGCGCCAGGAGAAGGTCGATCCAGTCGGCTCGTGCGTCGGGGTGCGCGGCGTGCGTATCCAGAACATTGTGAACGAGCTGTACGGCGAGAAGATCGATGTGATCGAGTGGTCGCCGGACACGCCGACGTTCATCGCCAACGCGCTGAGCCCGGCCAAGCCGATCAGCGTGCAACTGAACGAAGCCGAGAAGGTCGCCCGGGTCATCGTGCCGACCGAGCAGATGTCGCTGGCGATCGGCAAGGACGGGCAGAATGCCCGGCTCGCTTACAAGTTGACCGGGTGGCGCATCGACATCAAGGGCCCCGAGGCGCTCCGTGGCTCGGACGACGACATCCTGCGTCAGGCCCGTGCGGCCCTGGCGGAGGTGCCCGACGACCTGATGACCCAGGGGCGCCAGCCGCGCCTGGTCCGGGCCGACGGCACCATCAGTGTGCGGGAGCGCGAGTTCGGGCCGCTTCCGCCCGATCTGGTGAACATGAGTGTGGACGTCGAGATCGTCAACGGCGTGCTCGACGTCTACTACAACCGAGAACTCCGGGCCCGCTTCGACTTCGCCACTGGGCGCGAGCTCTCGTTGACCGAAGACGAGGGATCTCGCGTCTAG
- the rnpM gene encoding RNase P modulator RnpM — translation MTQETGARQRRKGPRPKHVPMRTCVVCRTKDAKRTFVRIVRTPQGTVEIDPTGKKNGRGAYLCTRFACWERAASGPALDRALRVEVTEEARQALRHYADVHFRRDDEGASH, via the coding sequence ATGACACAGGAGACGGGCGCCCGGCAGCGCCGCAAGGGCCCGCGGCCCAAGCATGTGCCGATGCGCACTTGCGTCGTCTGCCGGACCAAGGATGCAAAGAGGACTTTCGTGCGGATCGTCCGAACGCCGCAAGGTACTGTCGAGATCGATCCGACCGGAAAGAAGAACGGGCGCGGCGCGTACCTGTGTACGCGCTTTGCGTGTTGGGAGCGCGCGGCCTCCGGCCCCGCACTGGATCGAGCGCTGCGCGTCGAAGTGACTGAGGAGGCCCGACAGGCCCTACGCCACTACGCCGACGTGCACTTCCGCCGGGACGACGAGGGCGCGTCGCATTGA